The DNA region CTCTATCATATGACCACTGTCAACCAAATATGTTAAAATGCAGCTACTTGTCGTGTTCGTATGCCTTTTTTCAAACCGAGCTAGTAGTGTACCCAATATTAGGTATTTGCAATGAATCAGCTAAATTTGTAGATCCATATCGATAAGGTAAACTCAGGTAGCCCATCtttcgtttgagtagacattACTGTTCAAAGTAAGACTAGCTGCATAAAATGTTCTATTAACTGCCCTCGCAAATCTATCATGCAGGACATCTCTAGACACATCCCTGTTAAATTGTAGTCTTAAGAACAAAAGTTTCTTACGAGTGGTTCAACTTATGTATCTCTGCATACATGTAATTAAAAAAACAGCCTATTTCTGTCAGTATTTTATTAAGCCTCGACTCCGTGGTGGTATCCTCTGAGGACGTCTGTTTTGCTCCGCTCATAAGGCATCTGACCAAATTTCTTTGTAGCTGATGGATGTAAAACTATGGAGATATGTGTCTACGAAGTCGTTTTTTCTTTATGGTAACACTGATCGAACTATCATTACTACAACTGAACATACGTTCCCTAACCTCGGCAATACTAATATATTGTTGCCAACAAAATCTATGCAGTCTTTCGGAGCCAGCAATAACCGAACACAGTGTGTTCAAATATCCTCCGCTGGGAGTGTCCAGGCTTCAAAGTATAAAGTGAAACATCTCTCTCTGATACATTGTAAACCTGCTATTTTACAGCCGCATTAACGTCAGAAGGACGATAAAAATGACTCAGTTTGAGATCAACCGCTCTAACTCTCAGTATATATAGATTGACCTCATCTACCAAACCAGTACCATCACTTACTACTCTGATGCACAAACTCCTCAATTGTTTCCAATAGTTCACAAAGAACAAGTAAAGTTACAGACTCATGCTAATCTTACGATAGTGCTTTAGATTTCAAAATctccatacctacggacactaattTCAAACTGATTGAATGCAATTCAGATAGCCTCTGTGTCATCCTTCCTTCCTCCAAATTGAAATTGAAAGGGTGTGAAGAGATTGATCGACCCTAGTTAACTCGGGGTTGTTTTAGAACACTAACCTTATGTCCCCACTCTCCCTAAAGTGTTTATGTACAGAGCCCTCAAAATGTCAATGTAATTCTCAAATCTTTTCTCAATAAACAATCTCCGGGTACAGTCTTGGCCTAATACATAGAAACACACTAATTATTGGCCTGCAATCAGTGGGTGTACTAACCTATTGtcggtcaccggttaccatgggactgtatctcttaacgttgctccactgtcttatggattagacctgtaCGTCATAGGCTTggggagtggcctcctaagaaaatcagctgtttcggtttgggcacccgtacagtatcccagccctcacataaatcgattgatgaagtgtggcgcatatgtatttggtgttgatatgtttacataaataaataaaaggatCTAAGCAAAACCTGGACTGCTCTTCACGAGCCAATAGTATAGGAGCAGTTAGGAGCACACTTGCAACTCAATAATTGTTACATAAATTACGTGGGCCATTTTGAGAAATGGAAACAATCGCTTTATTCTAGTACTGTAAAACATACTATTAAGTATATCCTTCAAAATACCCTATTCAGTTTTCTGGCCGTAACTACGAAATCATTCTTATAAAGGGTCGTGTGAAGTCCGTCTCGGTCTAGTTACTTTCGATGATTCAAAAGTTCAAGTTCCTTATGAAACCTGCTTCATCGGATGAATCAGTAGTCACAGGTCACGGAGCCCAGGATAGTCTAATAGGCCTCACTGACAAAAGAGGCCAAACTAACTGTCACTCAACGTGCTCTGCCTGGCATTCGAGTTGACTTTGGAAGTTATTAATTAACATGCCATCAGCTTTATGAATGGTTTCACTGACACCACTCTTACCACTAGTAGCTCGAATAAGTTAAAACGGTTTCCGGGAGTTACAATATTCAGACACATCTTCCGACACGTTAGCACTCTCCGATCATCAtttttgtagtacttcactaggATCTTGAATACAGGTATCAGATATAAAGTATACACCTATACCTTTGCCTTCCAGTAGGTTAGACAAAATCATCTGTCGTCCTATCTGGATCAAAGTGAAAACGTTGAAAACCATCCAGGGACATATTTGATACCCTATAGGCAGCCCAGAGCTTTCAATACTGACAAGCCGCTAAATGGGTTCAAGCcaaaaaataaatgtataagCAACAATAAGTTTAAATAAGGTAGAAAGTTAATGTGTAATAAAGTAAATGTATTCTGTATAAGGTTCTAATGTACAAGAGAGTGAAGTAATGCCAGAAGATCCAGTCGAATGGTAACTTGTAACCAAAATAGATGTGAACCCCATCCGTTTTCTTATGATCATCGACCTCATGTTCCCCATCTCAAGGGAGAGAGGTGACTCTCCACCCTTGGTCGTACCAGGGTACTCGGCGGTTATTTGAAGCTAACTCCCCTAGTTGTATAAATGTGTATACGAGGGGTAGTTTCAAATAACAAGACTGAAAATTTTCATCATTCTCAATTCTCTTTTTAACTCTCgttgatttcctcttcaggtaGCAAATTTTCTTCCCTTATTTCTCTTAAATGATAATCCACCTAGCGTACTTAGATTACACAGAAAGTAGTTTTATTAGATGAGGCCAAAGTTATCGGCATCAACAAAAATGTGAGTTTATATTACCTATAAACTGGGGTGTGCACTAACACTAAccttatatatattcatatatttcgTTATTTTCTTGAAAGGTGCGTTCTTCGATTTCCAAGCACATCTATTTGCGTCCAAATAGAACAGTGTTTCATGTCTTATGAAAAGAGTAATAGTTATGCAAACTAcgtgtcttcccttaaactggaTTCATACGGGTCTGGAAATAGTTGTTCACCTGTGAATGGTGATAATCAACCTTCTCCAAGGATTAGTTCAAAGACCTTCAATTTTATTGGACCCTCAGAAAACTTGACCACAACAACCAGTCGCACACGTCGCAAACAAGCACTAATACCAGCCTGTAGAACGACTTATGGCAACGTTCACTATTCTAATGTTCAGAAGAACACAACTAGTAATGTATCTTGTGAACTAAAGAATACCTCGGATACGTAAGTAATTTCCTATCCTTCGctaaataattcattcaaattatttCATGGAATTTTCATATGGACTTTgtgtgttaataataataattttgagtataaataatgataagtagTATAGTATGGTAATACTTCACACATCACTTTCTAGTCAGTTTCATACTTTTTGTAATGCTCTGAAATCTGAGAGATTTTCACCTTCCAAAGTGTGTTTGCAACAATTCGACGAGTATTAATATCATTTTAGTTGCTAGCATTCTCATAAAAGAAACTGAAATATCATATGTTATATTTTTGACCATGAACTTCGGTTAAATTTGATATCACAAACAGATTTCTGCTAGAGGTATGCTGATTATAACTGAATGACTGAATTCAAAAACTTGGTAACACTTGGAGCTGACAAAGCTATAGTAGGCAAAGTGACCCGTTACTTATTTACACCTGTTACAACTTGTAGAGCATAAGCCTccaaccagtattctccaatGTCCTACGCACccccaacgtcttttcctaatttcctcatcagttggaagctggtttgtcctctgtcacagtaggttgttgctgatggtattcggccaacagacattgagtatcttacgtagacaattgtttataaataattgtaccattttgatgatggttgtggtagttctctgagtttcagctccgtacaatataactaactgttttgacgttcgtactgaagattttgagtttgatattggttgccagttgttttgagttccatgtgttcttcaGTCGTAGGAATGCTCcgcttgctttaccaatccatgctttcatatctgcatcagatcccccTTGTTTATCAATAACGCTCCCAGGTATGTTAAAAGTTTCCATATCTTCCAGAGCATCTCCATCAATTGTAGTTTGGCTGGTGCTCGTTGTGTTATATTTCAGGATCTTCTTGCCTTGTGAATGTTGAGGCCTATTGCTCcagaggctgctactacactgtTTGCCTTCACCTGCATTCGTTTCTGTATACGGGATAGAAGATTTAAGTGATCCACAAAGTCTAGATTGTTTAGTTGCGTCCGAGGTTTCTATGCTTTCTCTCAGATGTGGAAGTCTTcttaatccagtcaaccaccagatgAAATGGAAAAGGCGAGAGCAAGCAAGCAGCCTTGTCTAATACCGATCTTCACTTACAATGAATCTGTGAGTTGTCCTTCATGCACCACTTTGTAGTGTAGCCGTCGTAAGAATTCCATATGGTGGTGAAGATCTTGTCAAGTACACCACAGTGTCGAAGAGGGTTGTATAACGTCCCCCTATCGGCGCTTCAACCACTGCCTCATAGTCAGGGAAGTTGGTGTATAGTGGTGATTTCCATCCAATTGATGGTCAAAAATGATCCATAGTGTCACAATTTGGACTGTGTGATGCGGTATCCTTCTATCCGGTCTGTCAGCACTTGTTCTCACTCccgaatctttctgaatagaacGTGAAGCATGTTTACAGTTGCTTCTACGTCTGACTTCAgtacttcagctggtatgttgtcgagTTCTGCTGCTTCCCTACTCTTGATTTCTCTGATGGTCATCCtcatttcttcgatcgttgttGGGATGACATCTCTAGGGAGAtccgtgtgtgctgcttcgatgtccggtgcgTTCAGTGTGGCTGGCCTATTCAAGGGtccctcgaagtattctacccatctgttctcGAATATCAGTGGATCTCCTGCCCTTTTTGTTCCTGTTTGGTCTCTGTGGTTTACTATAGTTCCCtgacagtttcttcgttgtgtcacatagctgtttcatatttccttctgtcGTAGCTTTCTCCTCTGTCGTTTCTAAGTGTTCCACATGTTTCTGCTTGCCGGTTCTAATGCTTCTCTTCACtctcttgtttgcttctgtgtattcagcttgtgccatGACTTTCTGTGTTCTcattcggctgttgttaattgctatctTCTTGTTCTCCCTTTCTTGAATTCTGCCTTGGGTTTCGACAGAGATCCATTCCATATGATGATGTTTCTTGCGGCCCAGAACTTCCTGACACGTGGAAGTTAgtacttctttgatccctttccagttgtcccccatagtagtttcttcctcCTTGAGTaaatcttgtaaggcttggaacctgttgttgagagctatcttgaattcgctGAGTTTACCAGTATCTTGAAGGCAGGCTGTTTTTGAGCCTTTATAATGCTGTTTTCCTAGTTTTCcaatgcttctttagcttcagtttcatcttgacaaCTACCAGATGATGATCTGAAGCCATTTCAGCCCTTCTCCTTGTTCTCACGTCTTCCGTGGACCTTCTGGATTTTtcagtgatgcaaatatgatcgatctgattCTCTGTAGTATGATCCGGTGAGTCCTATGTAGCTTTGTGCATGTGTTTGTGGGGGAATATTGTGCGGCCTATAACTGTTTTGTTGAATGCACGTATATTTATGAATCTGGTTCCTTTCTCCCTATccatgctttgatgatcctgggttcataagattcccatcctataagtgcttttcATGCTTCTTTGGATAGCATCAGGTCAACTCCCTATGTGTGTAGAGCATtttcttcgtgaccagagtacagcgGCATTTCTTCCGAAGCTAATCTTTCCTGTCCAACTTGGGTCAGatgggtttcacttattccAAGCACttctaggttgtatcttttcattcatGATTCTGCTTGAATGGTTTTCCCGGTCTCTCATATTGTGGGGACATTCCATGTGCTTATGTTCATTGTtgttctggttgtcagaaggggcgtCGTCCTTCCGTCTTTCAAAGAACATCAACTTTTACCATGAGGGCATATTTTGcagtttaaattgtttttctttttatagtCTTTTTAGTGAAGTTGTTCACTCAACACCCAACGCTCCTCCTTTCCCCCTGGCTTAGAGCCGGCAGTTACCCTGGATGAGCTTCAGGAGGAGTTAATCTCAGGGTTGTCAAATTTAACTCGTGCTGAAAATCACTATATTCCTTACGAATATGGGCGAGTTTAGGAGAGTCGATTCCTCGGATACTTTTTAAGAAAGTTGTACGAGACAAAGCATCATATTTCTTCTGAATGAAAACCCCTCAACTTCCTGGACgatgtttaaatgattttttctggttaacagccagttagtcagctacaacgtaaaaccaggcatatatatgcgtcggtccaagttgccatacctcattagctcAACAAGACGAACAGCAATTCaaagaagcagttacttcaattgtagtaatgtattaaaacaaagatCGCATTTATGGATATAATACAGAGAAGAAATTATTTCGTGGAAAATAAGTTATAAGAAAATTTTAATCCCacggtttaaggaaagacaaagagtgtatacacctacgccaatgtgatcgattctgagccatatcacccagaTTATTCAACCACTAGTTACGttagtcgcgcggaccccaaccgagtagtctgcatccagcaacatgactcagaccagaagttagcgactttgtggactgatgtcacgttttggttcggCCGCCCCTAACCTTCCATCTGTCTCCAACCCTAGTCAGCACTGCGCGTCGTGGTAGACGGTGGTTTGGCATGTGTAATACTTCTAGTCTTAACCATGTTGTTAGATGCatactacttggttggtgtccgcgtgactatcgtaaccaatggttggagactgagtgacatggctcagaatcgatcacaatggcgtaggtgtatacactcttatTCTTCTctcaaactatgagattaaaattgctttgtatttttctttctaccaactaattatttattcctgtactatatccttatacacaatctttcttttatatattaccaccattgaattaactactataaatttgatgttcatcttgttgtgctaatgaggtgtggcaacttgaactatATGATGTATATAACATGTTAACGATAATGTCCATTGACTATTCTGTTAAACTTTCAACTTTGACCGAGTCTGAGGCAGCTAGTATGTTTGAATTCTCATGCAACAATCTCTATGCTAGCCAGTCATTCAGCATGGTCATTTTCGGTTTAACAGCCATCTTATTCTCGAAATTATAATTGTTTGGTACAGTCAGTTACAGCGCACTTACTCGAAAATTGTATTGACAAGTTTTCCATCATTGTAAAGAAAGGATTTTACCCTTAATACGCTAATAACCATTTTGTGTAATTTCAAATCGCTAATTTTCGTGACAACCTTCAAGTTATTTCATAGCTGTTTCCAATGTATATTTAGTGCCCCCATTTCCTTAGTAAATcatcaaaattattaattttggGTATATCATGGTTCACGTACTCATCATGCTGTATCTACCTGAATTAATGATAGGGAATGGAGCAGTTGAAAACATCGACACCTTAATCTATCAtgggagtctcatcagtccACCCAATGCGGACAATCCTTCGCAGATAAAGTAGCCGAACAGCTTTGGTCTTTTGTGTAGATGCAAAAGTATTaataaatcgtcatatacgctTCCCTTTTAATAAATTGTAAGTTTTACATGCGTCTACAATAGGGTATCATAGttttaatatatataactaGGTTATATATACAGTCGCCGGTTAACTTGTTTTATCTCTACTTTCGGCTAATCGTACTGATagtttttcgtgtttttttatACCTGTCACAAAATCCTTGCTTTTATGTGAGCTCACTACTAGTTTCATGGTTTTGTTTCACATAACCAAGTATAATTCTACGAAGTTGGCAGTATTACCATCACTTTAGTAAACGATCTCTTTGTTTATGTGATACTCGAAGTTTATTTCGATATTATCGGTCGATAAGGTTTTAAATCCAACTATTTTTATTCTTTAGTTAGGGACTTCAAGGACTgacgccacgttttggtttagcTGCCCCTAACTTTATTCCAGCCATCTCCAACAGTAGTCAGCATTAagcatcgtggtaatcggtgttcgggcatacgtaacacgtgacccaaccatctcaatcgaTGATGATTCACAACCCCACCAAATAATTTACCATAACTCCCTAATACCCTGCTTCTAACCTTgctattacttactcggtgatcccagcatatgcgagcaatatttctaagacatctctgatcaaatactagtaacttacgagtctcatctactcttaatggccacgtttcacagccataaagtagatCAGAACGAACTGTTTCACAgcatactcgtcccttaattgatagacggatatcttcctttgccataggtgacgtaaattggcaaaagccaaatgggctttctgaatccgtgcagagatttcgtcagacaccaacccgtTTGCGCTGatcagactttcaagataaATGAAGTTATCGATGCGTTCTACTACTCCACTccttatccttagttcaggtgttgatacAGTCCAGTTTtgaaggagatcaatgcccgagaattcagttgacgagagcgttatttccagCAATACCTGTGTTCTAAAATCGAATGACTGGTGACTATGTGGTCGACGCAGTCACGACCGGGTCTAAAACTAGCCtggttttctcgtgtttgcaatTCACCAGTCTTTGTTATGCTCCACATAATTATTGAGGCTGGCAGTTTAGACGCTATTTTAGTCAAACTAACCCCTCTATAATTATCATAATATGATTTTGGTCCTTtgttatatattgggacgatcagCGATtacgaccagtcagatgggattacgtccagttcccagattttagctaaaatattaatcaacctaatcgctaaaactgAATCAGCTGCCCTTTCTTGTTTCAGATGGAGGGGCTccatagaagactgtcgctcattctggagcacatgcctagattcagatcatgctctagtacgagcgcgcatttgcctgcgtcttactggacgtaagaaagacgctgcaaggaaacctcttaggggcctacttaatgatagtcaagctgagagtatatttcaggaacaactaggaaaacagtcaGGCAGCCATGTAGGTGaagcccaccccgaggcagcatggaatcaTATCCGAAAACCTGTGGAAACatcagtgatatctgctagtatggtaaaccgtaaggttagggaacaacgctggatctcagcagcatcaaccgcactgatagatgctcgaaaactaattccatctggatctgaacataatgaagagcggagtcagcttaagcgcaagctgacaagaagcctacgcaatgatcgcgaacagtggtgggtagcgaaagcaagagagatggaaaaggcggcggcaaTAGGAAATAGCAggcaattgttcagacttgttaaggaaaccggtattaggaacaatctcagagaaagatggacatattatacattctcaatccaggagattggatcgatgggcagaacactttaggggtcagtccaactggccttcagccacacttcggtttcccacgatctccagtcgacctgaatggcaagttaatgaaggtcctccgactctttatgaagttgaaaaagctatcggaaatctgaagcgagggagagcagcaggccctgacaggttcactcctgagatttttaaggatggtggtccagtattagcagtgaaattaactgaggtcttaggtagaatttgggaactggacgcaatcccatctaactggtctcaatcactgattgtgccagtctttaagaaaggacaaaagtccgcttgtgacaatcacagaggaatcagtttgactaatagtGTATAAAatgttagcttcaataatacttcgacgcctaactaaagctcgtgaagagcagactagagaaaaccaggctggttttcgacctggacgtgttTGTCAccgaaaggagtaccaaagaagtacattaaccttgtaaaggctctctactccaacacaactggtagagtgagggcttatggcgaactgtcatcagaattgactACCTCAATTGGTGTTTGTCAGGGCTGCCCACTATCTCCATTCtcgtttaactttgtcgttgacgtacttttagagataacactttcctcatctaaatttccaggggttgaacttctaccaggagattcacttgttgacttagaatatgccgatgacatagttctatttggtgaagacgctgacaaaatgcagagtcttctgaccactctaagcaacaatgcaagcatgttcggcatgcgattctccccctcgaaatgcaaaatgttgcttcaggattgggttgcatcgaaacccgaactaatgatagggagtgaagtagttgaaggtgtcgaccgcttcacttatcttggaagtctcatcagcccttgtggtctggtgtttgacgaaatttcagcacggatacagaaagctcgactagcttttaccaacttgcgtcatttatggcgtaggcgagatatccgtctgctAACCAAATgacgggtttactgtgcagcagttcgttccgtcctactttatagcagtgaaacatggccgataagagtagaggatattcgtaggttactagtatttgatcataggtgtcttcgaaacattgctcgtatatcctgggaccatcgagtaagtaatgcagttgttaggaaacgggtactaggtatggatggcaaatcaattgatgaagtagtgaaacttcatcagttgagatggctgggatatgtgttacgtatgctcaaccaccgactgccccgacatgcgatgttcaatggtatagaagtaggttggaagaaagctaggggctgccagaccaaaacatgacacaagttcatgaagtcactgacaattggactgagccatgttggtaggtgtagactacgtggttggagACCGCGAGATGAAAggaaccgatggttagagaccttgaatgacgtggctcaaaatcgtttgcaatggtgcagatgcatccattctttgtgttctcacaaattctaatctcctgattcctccttgtctctattttttctctttacaaattcatttcactggattatactctttaaataacatctccaaaccctaatctttccgattactgcttatactcttactacctctaccactacgggatttgaatcgacaactgcatctctgtgctaatatggtgtggcaactcgaactgacgtacgtacgttcgaagttctgcgttgttactgactgaccttgaacttcagctagagtcgggggacctacttcaatgttccattcaggctgtctgggaatggtggTTAGTTGTAGAGTAGGTGAAGGTCAACTAAACTGTTctctaaagtgttccgcccatcgttttAAACGTCTAGGCTAAGAGCAGATAAGTGTCGTCTCTTTTTTGATTTCGTGTAACACTTGACTTAATTCTTAGTTTGAAAATTTGTCTTGTGTTACCTACAGTCACTGCCTTTTTCATCTCTTTTTGTTTCGTTTCCCTTATACTTAGTGCTATACCTAAATCTGCTAGTCCACGAGAATTCGTTTTAGGTCCCCAGATaaacggagggtgtatctcgtcggctccTTTTTTTTGCTAGGTGTGGTCAAATGGATGACCACACCAGGATCCTAtgtgcgtgtttcggagacacggcatacatcaatggtaggAATTTCTAGGGTCTTAACCGAGGGGGCTTGTCGGCCGATTTAACACAGGGTATGTACGTTGAAGGTTACAATGTGTAGTTTGTAGCGatgtttcagtagacctgggacggTATTTatcgcactagaatcgttggtcATGGCGACACTTGAGGAGAAAATCGAAGGAAAAAGTTTAGAGTTGACAGTCGAGGTAGAAGGAACAATAGGGATTGAAGAGGGAGATTGTTTATGAATACTGTGGTCATTAGTGCTGTCAGAAATATGAGAGCGGTTACCACTTTCCGGTTGGTCACTCTGTGAAAAGGTTCTTCttgaggtacctgaaaaggaaattggttTACAGTTGGTCTTAGTGACACGAGAGAGTGATCTCGGTACCAAAAgtacaactgcttgaggccggttgcACAAGACCTTTTTGTGGGCAATTTTCGtcttagctccgtacttgttgagaccttaccgccgggaACGGAGATCCGTTGAATACGAcgagat from Schistosoma haematobium chromosome ZW, whole genome shotgun sequence includes:
- the FOXK1_1 gene encoding Forkhead box protein K1 (EggNog:ENOG410W2JI~COG:K); this encodes MDRNMPTVYARLTTGKTTYEMVKHQITIGRGSAVYPVDIDIGCSSYVSRQHLEIIWKTDCLKLKCKGKNGIFIDQNFRPYSSQFLSIPPRCVLRFPSTSICVQIEQCFMSYEKSNSYANYVSSLKLDSYGSGNSCSPVNGDNQPSPRISSKTFNFIGPSENLTTTTSRTRRKQALIPACRTTYGNVHYSNVQKNTTSNVSCELKNTSDTEWSS